The following proteins are encoded in a genomic region of Syngnathus acus chromosome 22, fSynAcu1.2, whole genome shotgun sequence:
- the gabra2a gene encoding gamma-aminobutyric acid receptor subunit alpha-2 isoform X1 encodes MRGPWRSYLMSVLVYASALHARSDSDSDATRKDIATFTKILDSLLDGYDNRLRPGLGDRVTEVKTDIYVTSFGPVSDTDMEYTVDVFFRQSWKDERLKFHGPMNILPLNNLMASKIWTPDTFFHNGKKSVAHNMTMPNKLLRIMEDGTLLYTMRLTVQAECPMHLEDFPMDSHSCPLKFGSYAYTKSEVTYSWTRNASQSVDVAADGSRLNQYDLVGQTVGKETVQSSTGEYTVMTAHFHLKRKIGYFVIQTYLPCIMTVILSQVSFWLNRESVPARTVFGVTTVLTMTTLSISARNSLPKVAYATAMDWFIAVCYAFVFSALIEFATVNYFTKRGWAWDGKTLVDDKKKESAAMKKNNAVAVANYAPDISQDSTLATISKCSSVSHPDKASSEKKGVRKKTFNSVSKIDRISRIMFPVLFGTFNLVYWATYLNREPVINDGDHSK; translated from the exons ATGAGAGGACCATGGCGCTCTTACCTCATGAGCGTCTTGGTGTACGCAAGCGCATTGCACGCGCGGT CCGATAGTGATTCCGACGCGACGCGCAAAGACATCGCAACGTTCACTAAGATCCTGGACAGTCTTCTGGATGGCTATGACAACAGGCTGAGACCTGGCTTGGGTG ACCGAGTCACGGAAGTCAAGACTGATATCTACGTGACCAGCTTTGGCCCGGTGTCAGACACAGACATG GAGTACACAGTGGATGTTTTCTTCCGTCAGAGTTGGAAAGATGAACGGTTAAAGTTTCACGGGCCGATGAACATTCTTCCCCTCAACAACTTGATGGCCAGTAAGATCTGGACTCCCGATACCTTCTTTCACAACGGCAAGAAGTCGGTGGCCCATAACATGACAATGCCCAACAAACTGCTGAGGATTATGGAGGATGGAACGCTGCTCTATACCATGAG GCTGACGGTTCAAGCCGAGTGCCCCATGCACCTGGAAGACTTTCCCATGGACTCTCACTCGTGTCCTCTGAAGTTTGGCAGCT ATGCCTACACAAAGTCTGAGGTGACTTACAGTTGGACTCGAAATGCTTCCCAGTCAGTGGACGTGGCAGCTGACGGATCAAGACTCAACCAGTATGACTTAGTGGGACAAACGGTGGGAAAGGAGACCGTTCAATCCAGCACTG GTGAATACACGGTCATGACGGCACACTTCCACCTGAAGAGGAAAATTGGCTATTTTGTGATCCAGACCTATTTGCCCTGTATCATGACCGTAATCCTCTCCCAGGTCTCTTTTTGGCTTAATCGAGAGTCCGTTCCGGCCAGAACCGTGTTTG GTGTAACCACGGTGCTGACAATGACCACCTTAAGTATCAGCGCCCGCAATTCACTGCCCAAAGTGGCCTACGCCACAGCCATGGATTGGTTCATCGCCGTGTGCTATGCCTTTGTCTTCTCTGCGCTCATTGAATTTGCCACCGTCAACTACTTCACCAAGCGAGGCTGGGCCTGGGACGGAAAGACTCTGGTCGATGACAAG AAAAAAGAATCGGCTGCGATGAAGAAGAACAATGCCGTGGCCGTGGCTAACTACGCTCCTGATATAAGTCAAGACTCAACGCTGGCGACCATCTCCAAGTGCTCCTCCGTCAGCCATCCCGACAAGGCCTCCTCGGAGAAGAAAGGCGTACGCAAGAAAACGTTCAACAGTGTCAGCAAGATTGACCGCATTTCCCGTATCATGTTCCCTGTGCTCTTTGGTACCTTTAACCTTGTTTACTGGGCCACCTACCTCAACAGAGAACCCGTTATTAACGACGGGGATCATTCCAAATAA
- the gabra2a gene encoding gamma-aminobutyric acid receptor subunit alpha-2 isoform X3 yields MEYTVDVFFRQSWKDERLKFHGPMNILPLNNLMASKIWTPDTFFHNGKKSVAHNMTMPNKLLRIMEDGTLLYTMRLTVQAECPMHLEDFPMDSHSCPLKFGSYAYTKSEVTYSWTRNASQSVDVAADGSRLNQYDLVGQTVGKETVQSSTGEYTVMTAHFHLKRKIGYFVIQTYLPCIMTVILSQVSFWLNRESVPARTVFGVTTVLTMTTLSISARNSLPKVAYATAMDWFIAVCYAFVFSALIEFATVNYFTKRGWAWDGKTLVDDKKKESAAMKKNNAVAVANYAPDISQDSTLATISKCSSVSHPDKASSEKKGVRKKTFNSVSKIDRISRIMFPVLFGTFNLVYWATYLNREPVINDGDHSK; encoded by the exons ATG GAGTACACAGTGGATGTTTTCTTCCGTCAGAGTTGGAAAGATGAACGGTTAAAGTTTCACGGGCCGATGAACATTCTTCCCCTCAACAACTTGATGGCCAGTAAGATCTGGACTCCCGATACCTTCTTTCACAACGGCAAGAAGTCGGTGGCCCATAACATGACAATGCCCAACAAACTGCTGAGGATTATGGAGGATGGAACGCTGCTCTATACCATGAG GCTGACGGTTCAAGCCGAGTGCCCCATGCACCTGGAAGACTTTCCCATGGACTCTCACTCGTGTCCTCTGAAGTTTGGCAGCT ATGCCTACACAAAGTCTGAGGTGACTTACAGTTGGACTCGAAATGCTTCCCAGTCAGTGGACGTGGCAGCTGACGGATCAAGACTCAACCAGTATGACTTAGTGGGACAAACGGTGGGAAAGGAGACCGTTCAATCCAGCACTG GTGAATACACGGTCATGACGGCACACTTCCACCTGAAGAGGAAAATTGGCTATTTTGTGATCCAGACCTATTTGCCCTGTATCATGACCGTAATCCTCTCCCAGGTCTCTTTTTGGCTTAATCGAGAGTCCGTTCCGGCCAGAACCGTGTTTG GTGTAACCACGGTGCTGACAATGACCACCTTAAGTATCAGCGCCCGCAATTCACTGCCCAAAGTGGCCTACGCCACAGCCATGGATTGGTTCATCGCCGTGTGCTATGCCTTTGTCTTCTCTGCGCTCATTGAATTTGCCACCGTCAACTACTTCACCAAGCGAGGCTGGGCCTGGGACGGAAAGACTCTGGTCGATGACAAG AAAAAAGAATCGGCTGCGATGAAGAAGAACAATGCCGTGGCCGTGGCTAACTACGCTCCTGATATAAGTCAAGACTCAACGCTGGCGACCATCTCCAAGTGCTCCTCCGTCAGCCATCCCGACAAGGCCTCCTCGGAGAAGAAAGGCGTACGCAAGAAAACGTTCAACAGTGTCAGCAAGATTGACCGCATTTCCCGTATCATGTTCCCTGTGCTCTTTGGTACCTTTAACCTTGTTTACTGGGCCACCTACCTCAACAGAGAACCCGTTATTAACGACGGGGATCATTCCAAATAA
- the gabra2a gene encoding gamma-aminobutyric acid receptor subunit alpha-2 isoform X2: MARMMRMQAPNAEIGRWTHVKFIVPPHQTCNTDHHFTPSVYLLSGSDTHLLLSSWKDERLKFHGPMNILPLNNLMASKIWTPDTFFHNGKKSVAHNMTMPNKLLRIMEDGTLLYTMRLTVQAECPMHLEDFPMDSHSCPLKFGSYAYTKSEVTYSWTRNASQSVDVAADGSRLNQYDLVGQTVGKETVQSSTGEYTVMTAHFHLKRKIGYFVIQTYLPCIMTVILSQVSFWLNRESVPARTVFGVTTVLTMTTLSISARNSLPKVAYATAMDWFIAVCYAFVFSALIEFATVNYFTKRGWAWDGKTLVDDKKKESAAMKKNNAVAVANYAPDISQDSTLATISKCSSVSHPDKASSEKKGVRKKTFNSVSKIDRISRIMFPVLFGTFNLVYWATYLNREPVINDGDHSK, encoded by the exons ATGGCACGGATGATGAGAATGCAGGCTCCAAATGCAGAAATAGGAAGATGGACTCATGTGAAATTCATTGTTCCTCCTCATCAAACTTGCAACACAGATCATCATTTCACTCCATCTGTGTATCTACTTTCTGGCTCTGACACACACCTTTTGCTCTCT AGTTGGAAAGATGAACGGTTAAAGTTTCACGGGCCGATGAACATTCTTCCCCTCAACAACTTGATGGCCAGTAAGATCTGGACTCCCGATACCTTCTTTCACAACGGCAAGAAGTCGGTGGCCCATAACATGACAATGCCCAACAAACTGCTGAGGATTATGGAGGATGGAACGCTGCTCTATACCATGAG GCTGACGGTTCAAGCCGAGTGCCCCATGCACCTGGAAGACTTTCCCATGGACTCTCACTCGTGTCCTCTGAAGTTTGGCAGCT ATGCCTACACAAAGTCTGAGGTGACTTACAGTTGGACTCGAAATGCTTCCCAGTCAGTGGACGTGGCAGCTGACGGATCAAGACTCAACCAGTATGACTTAGTGGGACAAACGGTGGGAAAGGAGACCGTTCAATCCAGCACTG GTGAATACACGGTCATGACGGCACACTTCCACCTGAAGAGGAAAATTGGCTATTTTGTGATCCAGACCTATTTGCCCTGTATCATGACCGTAATCCTCTCCCAGGTCTCTTTTTGGCTTAATCGAGAGTCCGTTCCGGCCAGAACCGTGTTTG GTGTAACCACGGTGCTGACAATGACCACCTTAAGTATCAGCGCCCGCAATTCACTGCCCAAAGTGGCCTACGCCACAGCCATGGATTGGTTCATCGCCGTGTGCTATGCCTTTGTCTTCTCTGCGCTCATTGAATTTGCCACCGTCAACTACTTCACCAAGCGAGGCTGGGCCTGGGACGGAAAGACTCTGGTCGATGACAAG AAAAAAGAATCGGCTGCGATGAAGAAGAACAATGCCGTGGCCGTGGCTAACTACGCTCCTGATATAAGTCAAGACTCAACGCTGGCGACCATCTCCAAGTGCTCCTCCGTCAGCCATCCCGACAAGGCCTCCTCGGAGAAGAAAGGCGTACGCAAGAAAACGTTCAACAGTGTCAGCAAGATTGACCGCATTTCCCGTATCATGTTCCCTGTGCTCTTTGGTACCTTTAACCTTGTTTACTGGGCCACCTACCTCAACAGAGAACCCGTTATTAACGACGGGGATCATTCCAAATAA